One Gossypium hirsutum isolate 1008001.06 chromosome A08, Gossypium_hirsutum_v2.1, whole genome shotgun sequence genomic window, gagccactaaacaaATCTAGtcgaaggttgtcaaaattccccaaaaaggttcatgaggcttagaacccgcacttagccttctcaacagggTATTCATCGCTTCTCCGTATTACGGGGCTGGcacttccgtccatgtcccttaataggtgatcttttcaacttgtgcaaggaacggTCGCTTTGTACGTTTTgagaaggttgcacagtcggttcgttggctttttgcgtcagaggttggcgaatcTAAGAGATAAAAGTGGTATTCACCATTAGGAAGTGATGATCTAGtagaagatagtcccacaaaagcgattattgACTAGAGTCAGGCTTTGCCAAATCTTAGTCTAAATTCTTAGAGCTGGTGCTTGTAGGCGTCCTcgtccactataactggcttatcctactcgagaagggttacttaaagccaaggattgaacccaaggtcgatcgagacaaccggaggctggaatctcgccACATAAGAAACCCACTCTTTTcctaaactctgtttatttttattcgtcattttaattttcataatttatttaatttcgcaatttcaattcaactttaaattctatttttatttttccagatcgaaatttttaattctctttttttatttttcaggaacgcaggttttcttggccaATAAATTGTCCAGGATTTCAAGAAACGAGCATTTGAATAATCCGGTCCATAAAGATTCGACCCTACTTActttttactgttatttttactattttacagggaataggatattttcgGTGCTTTCAATGACACATCAAGCCGAGTTTTGTTGGGTCAAGTACTTTGAAAGAAGATAAAATTTCTAAAGCTCTGGGGAAAAGACCTGTGGAGCCAGATGGATTTCCTCAAAAGGATAAAGATCTGTCTAATAATTTTCCCCTCTCTAATTACATTTCCTCTTTGTCGTCTGTAGGTTCTTTGCTTTTGAAAGAGGGTGAGGCACAAACAAGTAGGCTAATGGGTATTCAGCGTGGTAGGCCAAGTGACGAAAGGATTGGGCTAGACGGTCATGTTTCTTTAAGTGGGCTAACCCTTGGGGGCCTGGATAAGTCGCTCTTAAATGGATAAGGAGCTAGTTTGAATAAACAGTGTTCAAGTGGCCTTTCTTCTAATATCGTGTTTTAACAGGAAACTGCAGATGTACATTCGGGTGCTTCTGAAAATAGGGAGCATAACTTAATCCTCAATAATCCTATGTTCGAGGGCCCTAATGAATCTGTAATCAAATTAGATGCTACAATCTTAGACCCAAAGCACTATTCGGCagttattttcaatgaaaataatgCGACTAGAACGCAAAAAggtaataagaaaaatattttagttaatactAATAAATCTTTTTCTGTTTCCAGAGGACGTGCATCGAAAAATAAAATTGGCAATAATCATGGTGGAATCCCTCTTAACCGCTCTTTTGAGGAAAAAAAGGAGGTAGGttaaaaaatgcaaaaatttctaaaattcctTTGACAGAATCTATTAACTACATAGTTAATCTTGTCAATTCGCAAGCTGGGACTGGAGCagatatgattggaggaagtacTGAGAGTCAGACTGGTGGTTCTGGGTCCACATCTACTTGATTTGGTGGTATCTTtacttttcttatttttatttttttaattttttttaaatatgaattttactattttttgttaGAATTGTCAAGGTTGTACTAGCTTGAAATTTCCTCGTATTTCTTGGGAGTATAATAGAGAGCATCAGCCTAATTTAGTTGGTCTCCTAGAAACAAGGGTTAGTGGTTGTAAAGCGGATTTTGTTATTGCTAAGCTCGGTTTTGAATTCTCGCATCGTGTACAGGTTGTGGGTTTTTTTGGAGGTATTTGGATAGGATGGAAAGATATCATTGTTGTTGAGATTTTGGGTAACCATTCCCAATTCATTTTTCTTAGAATTTCTAGGAAGTCCTTTCGAAAACCGGTATTGGTCACCTTTGTCTATGGCAGTCTTAATAATTAAAAGCGAAAGCAATTATGGAATGCACTCAAGTATACTGTTCCGATGGATGAGACTCCATGGCTTGCGATTGGTGATTTCAATGTTATTCTTGATTCGTGTGAAATAAGAGGTGGTCGGGTCATTAGAAAAAGATGTACTCTATTTAGTGAGTTAAGGATTCCATGGGGTTGCATGATTTGGGATTTAGTGGTCCTAACTTTACTTAGAATAGAggagtttttgagagactggaCAGGGCGATCTATTATTAGGCCTGGAGCTTGAAGTTCTctttatcaaagatttttcatCTTCAGAAGCTTAAATCTGACCATAGACCTCTCAAACTTTCTATTAGGCCTGAAGTTCCTATGAGACCCTTTCGTTTTCTGGCGGGTTGGGTTGAACATCCGGGATTTTTTGAGTTTGTTAATGAGAAATGGAGTTTTATGGACAATATGTCGACTACCCATACTACTTTCACTGATCAAGTAAAATGATGGAATAAAGAGGTTTATGGGCACATTATGCAACggaagaattttttgaaaaaaagttgGATAATGTCCAAAAGGCGATTGATCAAAGAAATTCAGTTTTTCTAAATCAGGTTGAGTTAGAAATCCGTGAAGGACTTGAATTAATGTTACATCATGAGGAACTTTTATGGAGGCAGAAGGCTAGGTGTAATTGGTTAGTTTTTGGAGACCATAACACAAGATCTTTCCATTGGCGAACTCTACAGAGAAGGAAGCATAATAATATTCTAGCCCTAAAAAATCAAGCAGGGGAATGGGTTATGGATGATGAGGAGCTGAAATAGGAAGcgataaatttttttagaaagcTGTATGAGGAGCAATCTAGGAGAATTGGCAGTCTTGAAGGTGGTGCTTTCCTGTCTCTCGAGCTGAAAGATATTCAATTTCTTAGTATGCCCGTGTTTGATGAGGAGATTAAAAAGGCCCTTTTTGACATGGCGCCTCTAAAAGCACCCGGCAGCGTGGTTTCCACGCTATTTTCTACCAAAGTCAATGGGAGTTTGTTGGCCCTTCGATTTGTTATTGGGTCAAAAAGATTTTCTCTGGTGATACCATTGACCCAAATCTTAACAATTCCCTTATCGTCCTTATTCCTAAAGTTCAGCATCCGGAATGTTTCTCGCAGTTTTGCCCAATTAGTCTTTGTTTGGTCCTTTACAAGCTTATGATGAAAGTCATCGCAAATAGATTTAAATTGGTCTTCCAAAATATTATAGGACCTAAATAAGCTGGATTAGTTGTGGGAAGGAATATAAATGACAACATCATCATTGCGCAGGAGGTCATTCATTCTATGAAGAgcaaggaaaaaaataaaagatggatGGCTATTAAAATCAACCTTGAAAAGGCTTATGACCGTGTTCGATGGGAGCATAGACGCTTCCCTACAGGATATAGGTATTCCTATCTTTCTGCGTAATGTTATTATGTCAGCCATTTTTGGTCCAACGATGCATGTACTTTAGAATAGAGCACCTTCCCAGAAGTTCAAACCAATAAGAGGAGTTCGTCAAGGGTGCCCTCTTTCACCATACCTTTTTATCTTGTGTATGGAATGGCTAGGGCATGGTATTCACGCAGCCATGGCGGATGGAAGATGGTTGCTTATTCGGTTATTTAGATCAGGTCCGTCTCTCTCTCAACTCTTTTTTGCAGATGATTTGATTCTTTTTAGTCAAGCCGAGGTGGAGCAGGCACGTGTTATTAAGAAAGTTTTAGACTATTTTTGTGGGATTTCGAGACATAATGTTAATTTACGGAAATCCAACATGATTTTCTCTAAATGAGTAGAAGAGGATATTCAAAGGCGTATTAGTGGTTTCTTTGGATTCCAAGTGGTGCAAAATCTTAGCTCATACTTAGGGGTTCCGCTCTTTCATGAGAAAGTTACTAATAATACTCTGCAGTTTGTTGTGGATAAAGTGCGAAGTAAACTTTGCAGCTAGGACGCTCGACAACTCTCTCTTGCTGCCAGAATTACTCTTGCATAAGCAGTCTTATTATCAATCCAGAGTTACTTTATCCAATCGATGCTAATCTCCAAAGGTTTGtgtgatgagattgaaaatatGGTAAGGCAATTCATTTGGGGATCCACTAGTGGTAAAAAAAATTGCTTTGGTAAGTTGGGATTTGATGTGTCAACCAAAATCTCATGGTGGCCTTGGCCTAAGAGCTCTTTgagatcataatacttctttcaTTATGAAGTTGAGCTTCAAATTAGTGATTGATCATTCTTCCTTATGGGTCAAAGTGCTTCGATCTAAATATGGGATTCAAAGCGGAATACCAGAGCCTTTATCTAGGAGACGGTACTCTTTCTTGTGAAAATCGCTATCGAAGATTTGGCCACTCATACGAGAAAATTTACTCTGGTCTGTTGGAGATGGGTGTAACATCAATTGTTGGAAAGATCCTTGGGTGCCTAATGTTGGGCCGTTATCTAAAAAATTAAACTGTAATTCTAGTTTAGACATAGATCTTTTCCTTAGTGATATGGTCACGAAGAGTGGAGATTGAAATTTGGACTTTTTCCACCTATGGTTACCAAAAGATATCATTCAGCAGATAGTTGGAATCCCACCACCTCATCCTAATTCTGGTGTTGATAGAATCATTTTGAGGGGACCACGTCTAGTGCCTTTTCGGTTAAAAGTGCGTATAAGAAAATCAGGGAAGATTCTTGGAATACAAAAAAGGAAGTTTGGAATTTATCTTAGAAGTATCATGGGCCACAAAGGATTCGAGTATTCATTTGGCTTGTTTTAAAACACCGTTTACTGACTAATGTTGAATGATTTCGAAGAGGTATGGGTTCGGATATTGCGTGTGGTACTTGCGGCCATAATTATGAAGATATTCTTCATGTGCTTCGAGATTGCAAAACGGCAAGGGAGATATGGATGCAACTAATCCCCACAGGTAAacaatctgtttttttttttttgcagggtCCTTACAGGAGTGGATGGCGTTTAATTTACAAAATCAACAAGGCATAAAGCTTGTAGATGGAGTTAATTGGCCTTGTTTATTCAGGATCATCATCTGGTGTATGTGGAAGAATTGAAATCTTCGCATCTTTCAAGGTCTTTCTTGGAGTACCGATGAGGTTTTTAAAGCCTCCCTATGCTGGGCAAAGCAATATGTTTCGATGTTCAAACCGAATGACTCTAAGCTCTCAAACACGGTTTTAGTTCCTGACCATCCAAATGGTTAGGTCTACTTAAACACAGATGGTTCGGCCAAACATGAGGATATGTTTGTTGTAGCTGGTTGGCTTTTGCGAGATCAAAATGGATCTTGGATTCTTGGATTCACAAGGTATCTAGGAAATTGTGAAGTTATTGATGCAGAATTATGAGGCATTCTTGATGGGCTTCAAATTGCTGTTGATCGCGGCTTTGGGAGAGTTATCATCCGGTCTGACAACCTTGAAGCAGTTAATCTCATTCATACAAGAGTTCGTGAAGGTTCTACTTTTGCTTTAGTTACTAGAATCCTTTGGATATTGGAGAAACTAAGTCATTGGAATCTTCAACATATTCCAAGAGAAGAGAACAAAATTGCAGACAAGATAATCAAACTTAGGAAAGATAGGGAACCTGGGGTGCAGTTTATTTATTGATAATGATTATGTATTGAGTTTTTTCAATGGTTGATTTTTTAgttgtaattttcttttttcaccaaaaaaaaaagtctACTCTCTAAGAATCTGATAGTTTGGGCATAACAAAGATTATTAAGATGAAAGTTTCAAGACTTTGGACTTCAGTTTAAGTTGGATGAAAAGACTGAGCATCTCCTAAAACCCTTTTTGTGATTTGAACATCTCTCGAGCCTCGAAACACAAGtacttaatttgattaaatttattactttagatatcacaataaatgtatgttttagaatatttttaaatttttgctatGCTAACTCTTGCATGTTTTCTAAACGATTTTCCAATAAACTCATCTCTCCTCTACTGAGCGAAATGATGATGTGAGAGCTTCTCAAAATTGTGGTCAATCTTGTTCCAATGGTTTTCTTTGGTCCCAAGATGAAGTTTTTCTCCTTTTCTTAGCTAATCCTTATCCCTCTTGGCATATTCTCGAACATATTCTTAGAGTTGAGcctagataaatttattttgggcTTGTAGCTTTCAATATTGTTGGATAGTTGGTTGGGAGCCCTTTTCCTCGAAATTACAACAATAATCCTCTTCCCATTATTTTGGGGAGTTGGAAAAGAGAGGATGGACGAGTTTGCTACTCCACTACGATAGCTATATGTAATAGGAGGTATGGTAAGCCTGTACTACGTTTTCTTGGCCCCATTCTCTAAGCCTATCTTAATGTTGCCTTAGTCTTCTTATTCTTGATTGTAGCCTTTAGGGGCTAAAGATAGTTATTTTTAAAGTGTGTATAGACGACATCAATTATTATAAACACTAAAGCTATACAAGGTGTTTAATGGTACAACGAAGACTGTTCACACCATAAGAGGTGTGGAAAGCTACTAGAGTAAGGGCGATTCACACCATGAATGGTGTGAAGTGCTATTAGATTGGTGGTTTGAGAGAGTTTAGGACTGAGTTTGGACTAAGTATTATGGATACTTCTGTCTTTTCCACAATGTTGAAGGGTATTTATAGAGGGAAGATAGTTGGGCATGGGTCTTAGCCATTGAGTTGCCTACTCCATAAGTGCCATGGTAGGGTGTTGGATGTTAGCCTAAGACATTGTTGGAATTAACTTGAAGAGGCTAAACGAGGTGCTTGTTAGGCATATAAACATGATAGATTGATGGATGTCACCAAGAATCTTTTCCAATATATCATCTACGAATTGTGTGAGCCTGCTTAGTATGACATGATATTTAGGCAACGTGCGTTGCTCTTTTGACAAGGCCCATAAGACTGAACTTCGTCATACATAAAGTTACGTGTTGctagaatatttttataatcctcGAATAATTTGATGAAAGAATTTAAAGCGAAAATACAATGATATTTCGtattaaatatatacacatatctaaTACTACATCCTAATCCCATTATCTTAATCTCAATAATGGCATTATTGGCCTTGTATATCTAATCCCAAACCCTAACGACAAAACTTGAGACATCCTCCCCCCTATCCTTCAACAGTGATATTAAAAGCCTCGATTCACTACGTACTCTAAgcaaaaacaacataaaatttcAAGTGATAATCAACTTCAAAGGCCAGTTATCCCTTAGGGACCACTCAATAAACTACAACCGTACGTTTGTATGGCAAATACAAAGGCCAACACTGTGCAAACAAACATTCTGGTtcttaattaatacttttaactaAATCTTACATCCAAATACGTCACATGAAcccatttcttttttcttatataaataaTACCCCCAACCTCCGCCATGTTACTATGAAATCTCAACCCAACACTTCCCCATTATTTGCATTTATTTGTCTCTCACCATCTTCTCCTTTACACCCAAaacccaaattttctttttcttcatctccACAAGTggcttcatttcttttatttctagcAAAGAATCTTTTAAAACATACAGACAGACCCAGATAGATCTCTAAAACCTGTCCATTTTTGGAACCTCTATATAAGTAAGTTACCAGGTTCTTTTTTTTCCCTCAAGGAAATACCAAAAAAATGCAGGTGAGATTTGTAACTCAAAAAATCAGATAAAAGGAGTGTTGCATTGTCCTCAAAAAGCTTATGAAATCCCTCATTGTGAATTTATAGCAGATTTTTCAGTGGCTGTTTAAGGTTTCTCGTGAACAGGGAGCTCAGAATACTACTATTAAAGGTATGATAAAGGTTAAATTCTATAGAAAGTCCGTGTAATATGTGTTTTTGGCATATTTAGTCCCTATTCGATGATATAATCATTTCTAGcccctttaattttcaaaatgtaaACTTTTAGTCTCAAGGACATTTTTTCCCCATATAATTTGACTTGTGTTTCAAGGCATGCAATGATTTGACACATACACGTACAGTTTGTACTATTAGCCGAATATAATATTATATcatttttggcctttttaatatgttaacaaattataaattatagTAAAACGTCACGTCATATCAGAtgaaattaatgataaaaattgACCTTAGTAGAGACTAGATCCATCAAAAACACATAATACAAGGACCTTATTACAAAATTTAACCCACTATATATaaatgagtttttttaaaaatttcttgataacatatataatttaaattttacttttcaGATCAAGAAGATAAACCCAAAGATATAATCCCatataagaagaaaagaagatcAAAGAGTAAGAAATTTAAACCAATTATATTTCTATGCAATAAAGACATTGCAAAAGCCTGCTTTTATAGTACAATCTATTTGAGAAGAGTCCACAACTCTCATACCACCACACATCATCAGCCTCCCCAAAATAATTCCCAATCCATAACCAATATGAAGAAAGAAGGGTTAGATGTTGGTCACAGATCAGATTCCAGCAAAGTGATACCATTGAGTGAAGTTGCAGTGTCACAATCATCGATGACCAATAAGATCAATGGTGATCATCATCAATGTAGCaataacaaagaaaagaaagatggtgGTGGTAATAAGCCTAAAACCATGTCTCGAATGAAGGAGTTGTTGAGATGGGATGCCACTGGCAAAGCTGAGAGAGGAGGAAAGTTGAACCAAaaggtattttttaaaaactaagtttactttagtatttttttttttggtattctaATTTAGCaactaagtttatttttattcctGAATTTGGATAAATGTAAAAATTTGATGACGTGACACTTTAAAattatattcttattttttcGAGTGATGATGTggtataatttatgttatatcatcaaatttttacattttccaaattcaaaaatcataataaatcTAGTTATCAATTTTGTATATATcaaattagacaaaaaaatatatatataccaaatttagGGACCCAAAACTATATTAAcctaaaaaaaaattgggttcaTTAAATCTTGTTATTTAGTGGCTGAGAATGTGTGTAATAATGGGAGCATTTTGGATATTATGTGTTCTTTTTGCAGGTTTCGAAGTTAAGGGACAGTGGTGGGGCTGCGAAAACAACAGTATCGAACTCGGAT contains:
- the LOC107939168 gene encoding uncharacterized protein isoform X1 gives rise to the protein MQQIFQWLFKVSREQGAQNTTIKDQEDKPKDIIPYKKKRRSKSKKFKPIIFLCNKDIAKACFYSTIYLRRVHNSHTTTHHQPPQNNSQSITNMKKEGLDVGHRSDSSKVIPLSEVAVSQSSMTNKINGDHHQCSNNKEKKDGGGNKPKTMSRMKELLRWDATGKAERGGKLNQKVSKLRDSGGAAKTTVSNSDGRRLSASESPKINFRWDHGSISRISMTASSMRNDEAEACNVISLNSTVIHGLNRCSSRRGNWITTDSEFVVLEL
- the LOC107939168 gene encoding uncharacterized protein isoform X2, producing the protein MQIFQWLFKVSREQGAQNTTIKDQEDKPKDIIPYKKKRRSKSKKFKPIIFLCNKDIAKACFYSTIYLRRVHNSHTTTHHQPPQNNSQSITNMKKEGLDVGHRSDSSKVIPLSEVAVSQSSMTNKINGDHHQCSNNKEKKDGGGNKPKTMSRMKELLRWDATGKAERGGKLNQKVSKLRDSGGAAKTTVSNSDGRRLSASESPKINFRWDHGSISRISMTASSMRNDEAEACNVISLNSTVIHGLNRCSSRRGNWITTDSEFVVLEL